The Cicer arietinum cultivar CDC Frontier isolate Library 1 unplaced genomic scaffold, Cicar.CDCFrontier_v2.0 Ca_scaffold_5276_v2.0, whole genome shotgun sequence genome contains a region encoding:
- the LOC101495003 gene encoding large ribosomal subunit protein eL29z-like: HNQSYKAHKNGIKKPKRHRHTSTKGMDPKFLRNQRYARKHNNKNGEIATEEE; this comes from the exons CACAACCAATCTTACAAGGCACACAAGAACGGCATCAAAAAGCCAAAGAGGCACCGTCACACTTCCACCAAAGGG ATGGATCCTAAGTTTCTCAGGAACCAGAGGTATGCAAGGAagcacaacaacaaaaatggggAAATCGCCACCGAAGAAGAGTAA